In Acipenser ruthenus chromosome 16, fAciRut3.2 maternal haplotype, whole genome shotgun sequence, the following proteins share a genomic window:
- the LOC117963492 gene encoding troponin C, slow skeletal and cardiac muscles yields the protein MGDIYKAAVEQLTEEQKNEFRAAFDIFVQDAEDGCISTKELGKVMRMLGQNPTPEELQEMIDEVDEDGNGTVDFDEFLVMMVMCMKDDNKGKSEEELAELFRMFDKNTDGYIDLDELKFMLDTTGETITEDDIEELMKDGDKNNDGKIDYDEFLEFMKGVE from the exons ATGGGTGACATTTACAAGGCAGCG GTTGAGCAGCTCACTGAGGAACAGAAAAATG AGTTTAGAGCAGCCTTCGACATCTTTGTGCAGGATGCGGAGGACGGCTGCATCAGTACCAAGGAGCTGGGGAAGGTGATGAGGATGCTGGGGCAGAACCCTACCCCAGAGGAGCTGCAGGAGATGATCGACGAGGTGGATGAAGATGGCAA TGGCACAGTTGACTTTGATGAGTTCTTGGTCATGATGGTGATGTGTATGAAAGATGACAACAAAGGAAAATCTGAAGAAGAATTGGCAGAACTCTTCAGAATGTTTGATAA AAATACAGACGGATACATTGACCTTGATGAGCTGAAGTTCATGTTGGATACCACGGGAGAAACTATTACTGAGGATGATATAGAAGAACTGATGAAAGATGGCGACAAAAACAATGATGGAAAGATTGATTACGATG AGTTCCTTGAGTTCATGAAGGGAGTGGAATAA